A genomic stretch from Dama dama isolate Ldn47 chromosome 10, ASM3311817v1, whole genome shotgun sequence includes:
- the LOC133063810 gene encoding cytochrome P450 3A24 isoform X2 yields the protein MELIPSFSMETWVLLATSLVLLYVYGTFSHGLFKKLGVPGPRPLPYFGNILSYRKGVCEFDEECFKKYGKMWGIFEGKHPLLVITDPDVIKTVLVKECYSVFTNRRVFGPLGIMKNAVSMAEDEQWKRIRTLLSPTFTSGKLKEMFPIIRQYGDVLVRNLRKEAEKGTSVDIKDVFGAYSMDVITSTSFGVNIDSLGNPQDPFVDNAKKLLRFDILDPFLLSVVLFPFLVPIFEVLNITIFPKSAVNFLTKSVKRIKESRLKDNQKPRVDLLQLMINSQNSKETDNHKALSDQELMAQSIIFIFAGYETTSNTLSFLLYILATHPDVQQKLQEEIDMTFPNKAPPTYDVLAQMEYLDMVVNETLRMFPIAVRLERFCKKDVEIHGVSIPKGTTATVPIFVLHRDPQLWPEPEEFRPERFSKKNKDSINPYVYLPFGTGPRNCIGMRFAIMNMKLAVVRVLQNFSFKPCKETQIPLKINSQGIIRPEKPIVLKVVLRDETISGA from the exons ATGGAGCTGATCCCAAGCTTTTCCATGGAAACCTGGGTTCTCCTGGCTACCAGCCTAGTGCTTCTCTATGT ATATGGAACTTTTTCACATGGACTGTTTAAGAAGCTGGGGGTTCCTGGGCCAAGACCTCTGCCTTATTTTGGAAACATTCTGTCCTACCGAAAG GGTGTTTGTGAGTTTGatgaagaatgttttaaaaagtatggGAAAATGTGGGG GATTTTTGAAGGTAAACATCCTCTGTTGGTTATCACAGATCCAGACGTGATCAAAACAGTACTGGTGAAAGAATGTTATTCTGTCTTCACAAACCGGAGG GTTTTTGGTCCATTGGGAATTATGAAAAATGCTGTTTCTATGGCTGAGGATGAACAATGGAAGAGAATACGGACATTGCTGTCTCCAACCTTCACCAGTGGGAAGCTCAAGGAG ATGTTCCCTATCATTAGGCAGTATGGAGATGTGTTGGTGAGGAACCTgaggaaggaagcagagaaaggcACGTCCGTCGACATAAAAGA CGTCTTTGGGGCCTACAGCATGGATGTGATTACTAGCACATCATTTGGAGTGAATATTGATTCCCTTGGCAACCCACAAGATCCCTTTGTGGACAATGCCAAGAAGCTCTTAAGGTTTGATATCTTGGATCCATTTCTTCTCTCAGTAG TACTCTTTCCATTCCTTGTCCCAATCTTTGAAGTATTAAATATCACCATATTTCCAAAAAGCGCTGTGAATTTTTTGACAAAATCTgtaaaaaggataaaagaaagtCGCCTCAAAGATAATCAAAAG CCACGTGTGGACTTGCTTCAGTTGATGATTAACTCtcagaattccaaagaaacaGACAATCATAAAG CTCTCTCTGACCAAGAACTCATGGCCCAaagtattatctttatttttgctgGCTATGAGACCACTAGCAatactctttccttccttttgtatattttggcCACTCACCCTGATGTTCAGCAGAAGTTGCAGGAGGAAATCGACATGACTTTCCCCAATAAG GCACCCCCAACCTACGATGTCCTGGCACAGATGGAGTATCTTGACATGGTGGTGAATGAGACTCTCAGAATGTTCCCAATTGCTGTTAGACTGGAGAGGTTCTGTAAGAAGGATGTGGAAATCCATGGGGTGTCCATTCCCAAAGGGACAACAGCGACAGTGCCAATCTTCGTGCTTCACAGAGACCCACAGCTCTGGCCAGAGCCTGAGGAGTTCCGTCCTGAAAG GTTCAGTAAGAAGAACAAGGACAGCATAAATCCTTATGTATACCTGCCTTTTGGAACTGGACCCCGAAATTGCATTGGAATGAGGTTTGCCATCATGAATATGAAACTTGCTGTTGTCAGAGTCCTGCAGAACTTCTCCTTCAAACCTTGTAAAGAAACACAG ATCCCCTTGAAAATAAACAGTCAAGGAATTATAAGACCGGAAAAACCCATTGTTCTGAAGGTTGTGCTCAGAGATGAGACCATAAGTGGAGCTTGA
- the LOC133063810 gene encoding cytochrome P450 3A24 isoform X3, translating into MWGIFEGKHPLLVITDPDVIKTVLVKECYSVFTNRRVFGPLGIMKNAVSMAEDEQWKRIRTLLSPTFTSGKLKEMFPIIRQYGDVLVRNLRKEAEKGTSVDIKDVFGAYSMDVITSTSFGVNIDSLGNPQDPFVDNAKKLLRFDILDPFLLSVVLFPFLVPIFEVLNITIFPKSAVNFLTKSVKRIKESRLKDNQKPRVDLLQLMINSQNSKETDNHKALSDQELMAQSIIFIFAGYETTSNTLSFLLYILATHPDVQQKLQEEIDMTFPNKAPPTYDVLAQMEYLDMVVNETLRMFPIAVRLERFCKKDVEIHGVSIPKGTTATVPIFVLHRDPQLWPEPEEFRPERFSKKNKDSINPYVYLPFGTGPRNCIGMRFAIMNMKLAVVRVLQNFSFKPCKETQIPLKINSQGIIRPEKPIVLKVVLRDETISGA; encoded by the exons ATGTGGGG GATTTTTGAAGGTAAACATCCTCTGTTGGTTATCACAGATCCAGACGTGATCAAAACAGTACTGGTGAAAGAATGTTATTCTGTCTTCACAAACCGGAGG GTTTTTGGTCCATTGGGAATTATGAAAAATGCTGTTTCTATGGCTGAGGATGAACAATGGAAGAGAATACGGACATTGCTGTCTCCAACCTTCACCAGTGGGAAGCTCAAGGAG ATGTTCCCTATCATTAGGCAGTATGGAGATGTGTTGGTGAGGAACCTgaggaaggaagcagagaaaggcACGTCCGTCGACATAAAAGA CGTCTTTGGGGCCTACAGCATGGATGTGATTACTAGCACATCATTTGGAGTGAATATTGATTCCCTTGGCAACCCACAAGATCCCTTTGTGGACAATGCCAAGAAGCTCTTAAGGTTTGATATCTTGGATCCATTTCTTCTCTCAGTAG TACTCTTTCCATTCCTTGTCCCAATCTTTGAAGTATTAAATATCACCATATTTCCAAAAAGCGCTGTGAATTTTTTGACAAAATCTgtaaaaaggataaaagaaagtCGCCTCAAAGATAATCAAAAG CCACGTGTGGACTTGCTTCAGTTGATGATTAACTCtcagaattccaaagaaacaGACAATCATAAAG CTCTCTCTGACCAAGAACTCATGGCCCAaagtattatctttatttttgctgGCTATGAGACCACTAGCAatactctttccttccttttgtatattttggcCACTCACCCTGATGTTCAGCAGAAGTTGCAGGAGGAAATCGACATGACTTTCCCCAATAAG GCACCCCCAACCTACGATGTCCTGGCACAGATGGAGTATCTTGACATGGTGGTGAATGAGACTCTCAGAATGTTCCCAATTGCTGTTAGACTGGAGAGGTTCTGTAAGAAGGATGTGGAAATCCATGGGGTGTCCATTCCCAAAGGGACAACAGCGACAGTGCCAATCTTCGTGCTTCACAGAGACCCACAGCTCTGGCCAGAGCCTGAGGAGTTCCGTCCTGAAAG GTTCAGTAAGAAGAACAAGGACAGCATAAATCCTTATGTATACCTGCCTTTTGGAACTGGACCCCGAAATTGCATTGGAATGAGGTTTGCCATCATGAATATGAAACTTGCTGTTGTCAGAGTCCTGCAGAACTTCTCCTTCAAACCTTGTAAAGAAACACAG ATCCCCTTGAAAATAAACAGTCAAGGAATTATAAGACCGGAAAAACCCATTGTTCTGAAGGTTGTGCTCAGAGATGAGACCATAAGTGGAGCTTGA
- the LOC133063810 gene encoding cytochrome P450 3A24 isoform X1 yields MKQTSTRERLLRKKYMGVWRRESEPIARTMSRFPATPTRYGTFSHGLFKKLGVPGPRPLPYFGNILSYRKGVCEFDEECFKKYGKMWGIFEGKHPLLVITDPDVIKTVLVKECYSVFTNRRVFGPLGIMKNAVSMAEDEQWKRIRTLLSPTFTSGKLKEMFPIIRQYGDVLVRNLRKEAEKGTSVDIKDVFGAYSMDVITSTSFGVNIDSLGNPQDPFVDNAKKLLRFDILDPFLLSVVLFPFLVPIFEVLNITIFPKSAVNFLTKSVKRIKESRLKDNQKPRVDLLQLMINSQNSKETDNHKALSDQELMAQSIIFIFAGYETTSNTLSFLLYILATHPDVQQKLQEEIDMTFPNKAPPTYDVLAQMEYLDMVVNETLRMFPIAVRLERFCKKDVEIHGVSIPKGTTATVPIFVLHRDPQLWPEPEEFRPERFSKKNKDSINPYVYLPFGTGPRNCIGMRFAIMNMKLAVVRVLQNFSFKPCKETQIPLKINSQGIIRPEKPIVLKVVLRDETISGA; encoded by the exons ATATGGAACTTTTTCACATGGACTGTTTAAGAAGCTGGGGGTTCCTGGGCCAAGACCTCTGCCTTATTTTGGAAACATTCTGTCCTACCGAAAG GGTGTTTGTGAGTTTGatgaagaatgttttaaaaagtatggGAAAATGTGGGG GATTTTTGAAGGTAAACATCCTCTGTTGGTTATCACAGATCCAGACGTGATCAAAACAGTACTGGTGAAAGAATGTTATTCTGTCTTCACAAACCGGAGG GTTTTTGGTCCATTGGGAATTATGAAAAATGCTGTTTCTATGGCTGAGGATGAACAATGGAAGAGAATACGGACATTGCTGTCTCCAACCTTCACCAGTGGGAAGCTCAAGGAG ATGTTCCCTATCATTAGGCAGTATGGAGATGTGTTGGTGAGGAACCTgaggaaggaagcagagaaaggcACGTCCGTCGACATAAAAGA CGTCTTTGGGGCCTACAGCATGGATGTGATTACTAGCACATCATTTGGAGTGAATATTGATTCCCTTGGCAACCCACAAGATCCCTTTGTGGACAATGCCAAGAAGCTCTTAAGGTTTGATATCTTGGATCCATTTCTTCTCTCAGTAG TACTCTTTCCATTCCTTGTCCCAATCTTTGAAGTATTAAATATCACCATATTTCCAAAAAGCGCTGTGAATTTTTTGACAAAATCTgtaaaaaggataaaagaaagtCGCCTCAAAGATAATCAAAAG CCACGTGTGGACTTGCTTCAGTTGATGATTAACTCtcagaattccaaagaaacaGACAATCATAAAG CTCTCTCTGACCAAGAACTCATGGCCCAaagtattatctttatttttgctgGCTATGAGACCACTAGCAatactctttccttccttttgtatattttggcCACTCACCCTGATGTTCAGCAGAAGTTGCAGGAGGAAATCGACATGACTTTCCCCAATAAG GCACCCCCAACCTACGATGTCCTGGCACAGATGGAGTATCTTGACATGGTGGTGAATGAGACTCTCAGAATGTTCCCAATTGCTGTTAGACTGGAGAGGTTCTGTAAGAAGGATGTGGAAATCCATGGGGTGTCCATTCCCAAAGGGACAACAGCGACAGTGCCAATCTTCGTGCTTCACAGAGACCCACAGCTCTGGCCAGAGCCTGAGGAGTTCCGTCCTGAAAG GTTCAGTAAGAAGAACAAGGACAGCATAAATCCTTATGTATACCTGCCTTTTGGAACTGGACCCCGAAATTGCATTGGAATGAGGTTTGCCATCATGAATATGAAACTTGCTGTTGTCAGAGTCCTGCAGAACTTCTCCTTCAAACCTTGTAAAGAAACACAG ATCCCCTTGAAAATAAACAGTCAAGGAATTATAAGACCGGAAAAACCCATTGTTCTGAAGGTTGTGCTCAGAGATGAGACCATAAGTGGAGCTTGA
- the LOC133063815 gene encoding phospholipase A2 inhibitor and Ly6/PLAUR domain-containing protein-like yields the protein MKTCAQDEDSCISIMTETNNKGSVDVTSYKGCSKSSECDPAFLSITVALENYMGSDTRCCQNDGCNHKPLPAFRRNLTENGLWCPSCFSVSTETCTPTQEVPCIGEETRCVALTGLTQPGIRFAAQGCGTEAACHSKPGTLVPSGSRLLTIEKTSCRPSPQASGKAE from the coding sequence ATGAAGACTTGCGCCCAGGACGAGGACTCCTGCATCTCCATCATGACTGAGACTAACAACAAGGGCTCTGTGGACGTGACCAGCTACAAAGGGTGCTCGAAATCCAGTGAGTGTGACCCGGCATTCCTCTCCATCACCGTGGCTCTGGAGAACTACATGGGGTCCGACACGCGCTGCTGCCAGAACGATGGCTGCAACCACAAACCCCTGCCGGCGTTCAGGAGAAATCTGACAGAGAATGGCCTTTGGTGTCCTTCCTGCTTCAGCGTCTCCACGGAAACATGCACCCCGACTCAGGAAGTGCCCTGTATTGGCGAGGAAACCCGCTGTGTCGCCTTGACTGGCCTCACACAGCCTGGCATCAGATTTGCTGCCCAGGGCTGTGGCACAGAGGCTGCCTGCCACAGCAAGCCTGGGACCCTGGTGCCCTCAGGCTCTCGTTTGTTGACCATCGAAAAGACTAGCTGTCGTCCAAGCCCCCAGGCTTCTGGCAAGGCTGAGTGA